A stretch of Chionomys nivalis chromosome 2, mChiNiv1.1, whole genome shotgun sequence DNA encodes these proteins:
- the LOC130870175 gene encoding olfactory receptor 12-like, producing MATAAHGNGSLSAVSLQGFMLVGFGGGAETQALLFVVFLALYVVTVLGNLIMIVVITLDARLHSPMYFFLKSLSFVDLCYSSVIAPKAMANFYSSKVIGVAACAAQLFFFSFLGTTEALLLAVMAYDRFVAICSPLHYPVTMSPTVCACLVLAAYCGGCLNSIVETSLTFQLPFCSSNRIDHFFCDVPPLLQLACANTSVNELVMFSICGFILMGATLVILTSYGYIAMTILGMHSGSRHKVFSTCGSHLTAVSLFYGTGIAIYGQPGGVASKEQGKVVSIFYTLVIPMLNPLIYSLRNKDVKDALQRLGQRRAAV from the coding sequence ATGGCCACAGCAGCCCATGGAAATGGAAGTCTCTCGGCAGTGTCCTTGCAGGGGTTCATGCTGGTGGGATTTGGGGGAGGCGCAGAGACCCAGGCCCTGCTCTTTGTTGTCTTCCTGGCCCTGTACGTGGTGACCGTCCTGGGCAACCTCATCATGATCGTGGTCATCACCCTGGATGCCCGTCTGCActcccccatgtacttcttcctcaagAGCCTGTCCTTTGTCGACCTCTGCTACTCCTCTGTCATTGCCCCCAAAGCCATGGCCAACTTCTATTCTTCCAAAGTTATAGGTGTTGCCGCTTGTGCTGCACagctgtttttcttctcctttctgggGACGACAGAGGCGCTGCTCCTGGCtgtgatggcctatgaccgctttGTGGCCATCTGTAGTCCTCTACACTACCCAGTGACCATGAGCCCCACAGTCTGTGCTTGCCTTGTGCTGGCTGCCTACTGTGGAGGCTGCCTCAACTCCATTGTGGAGACCAGCCTCACGTTTCAACTTCCCTTCTGTAGCTCCAATCGCATTGACCATTTCTTCTGTGATGTGCCCCCTCTGCTCCAGCTCGCCTGTGCCAACACCTCTGTGAACGAGTTGGTGATGTTTTCTATCTGCGGGTTCATTCTAATGGGGGCAACATTGGTCATCCTGACTTCCTATGGCTACATCGCCATGACCATCCTCGGCATGCACTCGGGATCCAGGCACAAGGTCTTCTCCACCTGTGGCTCCCACCTGACAGCCGTATCCCTGTTTTATGGAACTGGCATTGCTATATATGGCCAGCCAGGTGGTGTGGCATCTAAAGAGCAGGGCAAGGTGGTCTCCATCTTCTATACTCTGGTCATCCCCATGCTCAACCCCCTCATCTACAGCCTGCGCAACAAGGATGTGAAGGACGCCCTGCAGAGACTGGGACAGCGACGTGCAGCTGTGTGA